The region TCTCTCTCCTTCTTGCATAAGTAATTGACTATAACTTACAGGAAGTTCTTCTATACTTTTAACTTGATACGTTTTTAAAAGACTATCCTTAAAGGCAATGGCTTTTTCTGATGTAGGGTCGTGACCATTAATACCGTTATCCAATGCTGTTTTTATATTTTCTTGATAGGTAATTGCTGAAGGTGTTTTATGTGTTTTTTTAGAAATATCTGCAGTTAATTTTGGCATTAACAATGCTGAAATCATCCAAAAACTTAGTAAAATAATTAAAGATAAATTGCTGCTTTTTGCCCATACGGATATCGCTATAGACAGATGAATAAAAACACCATAATATACAAACAAACTAATTACAATAAGTATGTATCGTAATAGGTCTCCATTTTCGTAATTTGAAAATAGAACAAAACAAAATCCAAGTATAAAAATGGGTATTAATAATAAAAGTAGTGCCAGCCATATTCCTATTACTTTCCCCAATACTAGTTTTTTCTTAGATGCACCTTGACTAATTATAAGTTGTAAAGTTCCGCTTTCTTTTTCGATAGTAAAACTGTTAAAACCTAATAAAATTATAAGCAAAGGCATTAAATATATAAAAACATATGCTGGACTTAAATCAGCAAATCTGGCCAAATCATTTTGATCTGTTATTTGTTTATAGGAAGCTGAATTTTGTCGATGTGCTTCTAAAAAAACAGAAACTCCAAGATATTTATTTAATCCATTATCTATTAAGGATAGTACTGGCATAGGTTTAAAAGCAAATGTACCGTAATGGCCTGCCGAATGAGCACTTTTTTCACCTTGATTTTCCCATTGTTGTCTGGCCAATTCTTCAGCGGCTCTATGCTCTTGTTGAATTTTTATATTGGTATTCCAACTAATACACATTGAGAGCACAAGTAATATTAAAAGTAAGATACCTGTTAATCGAAATCTATTATTTCGTAAAAGTTCTTTTACTTCCTTTTTTGCAATTAATAAAATCATAGAAATTTATAGTATGTATTAGGTATTGAAAGATCAAATAAAAAACAACTTCTTAATATTTAAAAAGATTAAATAAAAGTAACTCTATTATTGAAAGTATTCTTAATTATTTATGTAATTTTTTGATTTACTATTTTAGGATTAAGATATCTTATAAAACAAATATAAACGCAAAAAAAGCAGTTAATTAGGCATCTATAGCTTAATCTTAACTGCTTTTTTATTATAAAATTAGCAAACGCGAATAGGTGTTTATTTTTTTATAAATTTAATAGTATTACCACTTTCAAGTTTCAAAAAGTATAATCCACTTAATAAATTACTTACTCCAATTTTTTGATTATCAGAAATAGTTCCAGACTTAACAACAGCTCCTAAAACATTAAAAATATTATAATTTTCTGTTGTTTTTAAACCTGAAATTTGAACAAAATCTGATGATGGACTAGGGAATAATTTAAGAGTATTGTTTGCATATACCTCATCATTTATTCCTAGTGTAGGTCCGTCAACAAGTGTAAATAAAAAATGACCGCTATTATCACCGTTAGTTCTTGTAAAAGTTAGTGTGGTAACAGGGGTAGTAAATTCTATAATTCCTTTAGCTACACTAGCCACTAATGTTTTGGAATTTGCTGCTGCTAAGCCATAATTAGATAAAAGTGTAAAATCGTGATTAAATTCTGTTGTTGAACTCACCCAATCTTTTACGTAAAATTTTAAATTTGGTATAGCTTGTTCAAAAGTAATAGTACAAGAATAATTTCCAACAGGGTTATATCTTATTGCTGGTGTATTCCACGCTCCTGGATACGATTCATAAGAGTCTCCTGTAAAACCTCCGTAATTATAAGATTCTACATCATGATCTCCTTCAGAAAAAGCAATAGTGAAATTTACATCTCCTAAAACACCTTCAGTAGCAGAAGTATATGTTGCGAAACTTTGCGCATAAGACAAACCTGTTGTAGCTAATCCAACAATAGCCATTAAAATGTTTTTGTAATTTTTTTTCATGTGTGTAATGATTTGATTAATTAAAAGATTTAATATTAATATTTGATAAAATAGAGTTTAGTCTGATTGTAATATTACAAGTAACCAAACAGTTATTTTTTATAGTACTTTATTTATTTAACTAAAA is a window of Formosa sediminum DNA encoding:
- a CDS encoding T9SS type A sorting domain-containing protein yields the protein MKKNYKNILMAIVGLATTGLSYAQSFATYTSATEGVLGDVNFTIAFSEGDHDVESYNYGGFTGDSYESYPGAWNTPAIRYNPVGNYSCTITFEQAIPNLKFYVKDWVSSTTEFNHDFTLLSNYGLAAANSKTLVASVAKGIIEFTTPVTTLTFTRTNGDNSGHFLFTLVDGPTLGINDEVYANNTLKLFPSPSSDFVQISGLKTTENYNIFNVLGAVVKSGTISDNQKIGVSNLLSGLYFLKLESGNTIKFIKK
- a CDS encoding ABC transporter permease subunit, whose amino-acid sequence is MILLIAKKEVKELLRNNRFRLTGILLLILLVLSMCISWNTNIKIQQEHRAAEELARQQWENQGEKSAHSAGHYGTFAFKPMPVLSLIDNGLNKYLGVSVFLEAHRQNSASYKQITDQNDLARFADLSPAYVFIYLMPLLIILLGFNSFTIEKESGTLQLIISQGASKKKLVLGKVIGIWLALLLLLIPIFILGFCFVLFSNYENGDLLRYILIVISLFVYYGVFIHLSIAISVWAKSSNLSLIILLSFWMISALLMPKLTADISKKTHKTPSAITYQENIKTALDNGINGHDPTSEKAIAFKDSLLKTYQVKSIEELPVSYSQLLMQEGERYETSVYKNAMTQLNNVYLDQLKVHQFNAFISPTILMRMLSMQFAKSDLQSHYNFTYQAEEYRNALISSLNSGPRGAVDSDFFKKNVKFEYQPVTLAQTMEKSTSNLLLLVVWWLFSGLLVILSVQKNKLK